Proteins found in one Rhizobium sp. NZLR1 genomic segment:
- a CDS encoding carboxymuconolactone decarboxylase family protein, producing MTTVKLLSDQEAAAIPAVQAVFDDIRATRKTDFINNFWRALAIDPANLKRVRETLKSVMTVEGAIDPLTREMIYIAVSTANACQYCVQSHTAAARARGMTDAQHGELLTIIGLAGQTNHLALAMQVPPDPEFEVR from the coding sequence ATGACAACAGTCAAACTCCTGTCGGACCAAGAGGCCGCAGCCATTCCGGCCGTGCAAGCCGTGTTCGACGACATCCGAGCGACACGCAAGACCGACTTCATCAACAACTTCTGGCGTGCCCTTGCAATCGATCCCGCAAACCTCAAACGCGTACGGGAAACGCTCAAATCGGTCATGACGGTCGAGGGCGCGATCGATCCGTTGACGCGCGAGATGATCTACATAGCGGTGTCAACAGCCAATGCTTGCCAGTACTGCGTTCAATCCCATACCGCTGCCGCCCGTGCGCGGGGAATGACCGATGCCCAACACGGCGAACTCCTGACGATCATCGGACTTGCCGGCCAGACAAACCATCTCGCTCTCGCCATGCAGGTTCCGCCCGATCCGGAATTTGAGGTGCGATAG
- a CDS encoding gamma-glutamylcyclotransferase, which translates to MLLTPELVALTLRDVLDDGPEPGWTPLSEAELDCLVDRIEREAGGEPIWVFAYGSLIWNPEFEPAARMPAFAYGWHRSFSLRIERWRATSEQPGLMMVLERGGRCDGVVLRLSEERRRQDLGALVAREIKYHEVAAMVRWVRVQTPEGMKNALTFWASTRRSGLTKPLPRQTTAELIANACGQGGSCAQYLHNTIVDLEAEGIRDRNLWHLQALVAEQIKAKQAA; encoded by the coding sequence ATGCTGTTGACCCCAGAGCTTGTTGCCCTGACGTTGCGAGACGTCCTGGACGATGGCCCAGAACCGGGCTGGACACCACTCTCCGAGGCGGAACTTGACTGTCTCGTCGACAGGATTGAACGAGAGGCAGGTGGCGAACCGATTTGGGTCTTCGCTTACGGGTCCCTTATCTGGAACCCTGAGTTCGAGCCGGCAGCCCGAATGCCAGCATTCGCATATGGATGGCATCGATCGTTTTCGCTGAGGATCGAACGTTGGCGGGCAACCAGCGAACAACCAGGTCTGATGATGGTTCTCGAACGCGGCGGGCGTTGTGATGGTGTGGTACTCCGTTTATCCGAAGAGCGTCGCCGCCAGGATCTCGGTGCGCTCGTGGCGCGCGAAATCAAGTACCACGAAGTCGCCGCCATGGTCCGGTGGGTTCGCGTGCAGACGCCTGAAGGCATGAAGAACGCCCTGACCTTCTGGGCAAGTACCAGACGATCCGGCCTCACCAAGCCATTGCCGAGGCAGACCACCGCGGAGCTAATCGCAAACGCCTGCGGGCAGGGCGGATCGTGCGCGCAATATCTGCACAACACGATCGTTGATCTTGAGGCCGAGGGGATCCGAGACCGAAATCTCTGGCATCTGCAGGCGCTCGTGGCCGAGCAGATCAAGGCAAAGCAAGCAGCCTGA
- a CDS encoding MFS transporter: MSAAKSSGGTFGPLAQPVFAVLWIATVVGNTGSFMRDVASSWLMTDLSASPAAVAMVQAAGTLPIFLLAIPAGVLTDILDRRKFLIAVQLLLASVSISLVVLSQTGMLSVSALIGLTFLGGIGAALMGPTWQAIVPELVKREDVKSAVALNSLGINIARSIGPAAGGLLLAAFGAGITYGADVASYIVVIAALVWWPRAKDANDALQENFFGAFRAGLRYTRSSRPMHVVLLRAAIFFAFASAVWALLPLVARQLLGGDASFYGILLGAVGAGAIGGALVMPRLRERLSSDGLLLGAALITAVVLGVLSLAPPKIVAIIVLMFLGGAWITALTTLNGAAQAVLPNWVRGRGLAVYLTVFNGAMTAGSLGWGAVGEAVGIQSTLLIGAAGLLVAGFIMHRVKLPAGDADMVPSNHWPEPLVAEPIAHDRGPVLILIEYKVEKQHRSAFLHAIDYLSKERRRDGAYGWGVTEDSADPEKIVEWFMVESWAEHLRQHRRVSNADADLQGKVLTYHVGPEKPVVRHFLTINRPDAA; this comes from the coding sequence ATGAGTGCCGCAAAATCATCCGGGGGAACCTTCGGGCCCCTCGCACAGCCAGTCTTCGCTGTTCTGTGGATCGCCACCGTCGTTGGCAACACCGGAAGTTTCATGCGCGACGTCGCCAGCTCCTGGCTGATGACGGATCTGTCCGCATCGCCCGCCGCAGTCGCCATGGTTCAGGCGGCCGGAACCCTGCCGATCTTCCTGCTTGCCATCCCGGCAGGCGTTCTCACCGACATCCTCGATCGCCGCAAGTTCCTGATCGCTGTCCAGCTCCTGCTGGCATCCGTCAGTATATCCCTGGTGGTTCTGTCCCAGACAGGCATGCTTTCGGTCAGCGCGCTGATCGGCCTGACCTTCCTCGGCGGCATTGGCGCCGCGTTGATGGGGCCGACCTGGCAGGCGATCGTTCCGGAACTGGTGAAGCGCGAGGACGTGAAGAGCGCGGTGGCGCTCAACTCGCTCGGCATCAATATCGCCCGCTCCATCGGGCCTGCTGCGGGCGGCCTGCTTCTCGCAGCCTTTGGAGCCGGGATCACCTATGGCGCGGATGTCGCAAGCTACATCGTGGTGATCGCAGCTCTGGTCTGGTGGCCACGGGCGAAGGATGCAAACGACGCGCTTCAGGAGAACTTCTTCGGTGCCTTCCGCGCCGGACTTCGCTACACCCGCTCCAGCAGACCGATGCATGTCGTCCTCCTGCGGGCCGCCATCTTCTTCGCCTTCGCCAGCGCCGTCTGGGCGCTCCTCCCGCTCGTCGCCCGGCAACTGCTCGGTGGGGATGCCAGCTTCTACGGCATCCTGCTTGGTGCGGTCGGAGCTGGTGCGATCGGTGGAGCCTTGGTCATGCCGAGGCTGCGCGAACGCCTGAGCTCGGACGGTCTGCTTCTTGGCGCAGCACTGATCACCGCAGTCGTCTTGGGTGTCCTGTCGCTTGCCCCGCCGAAGATCGTCGCCATCATCGTTCTTATGTTCCTCGGGGGCGCATGGATCACCGCCCTGACCACGCTCAACGGCGCAGCGCAGGCTGTTCTACCCAACTGGGTGCGCGGTCGTGGTCTTGCCGTCTACCTGACCGTATTCAATGGTGCGATGACTGCCGGAAGCCTCGGCTGGGGTGCTGTCGGCGAAGCTGTTGGCATCCAGTCTACCTTGCTCATTGGAGCGGCTGGTCTTCTCGTTGCCGGTTTCATCATGCATCGCGTGAAGCTTCCTGCAGGCGATGCCGACATGGTGCCGTCCAACCACTGGCCCGAACCGCTTGTCGCCGAGCCGATCGCCCATGACCGTGGTCCGGTTCTGATCCTGATCGAGTACAAGGTCGAGAAGCAGCACCGCAGTGCGTTCCTGCACGCAATCGATTATCTGTCCAAGGAGCGTCGCCGCGATGGAGCATATGGCTGGGGCGTTACCGAAGACTCGGCTGACCCGGAGAAGATCGTCGAGTGGTTCATGGTGGAATCCTGGGCCGAACACCTTCGCCAGCACCGGCGGGTTTCCAATGCAGACGCCGACCTTCAGGGCAAAGTTCTGACCTACCACGTCGGCCCGGAGAAGCCCGTCGTCCGTCACTTCTTGACCATCAATCGGCCTGATGCCGCATAA
- a CDS encoding TauD/TfdA family dioxygenase: MSNPVLVNQIIPDTDVVPLTGRVGAEIKGIRLGGELSDATVAAINQLLLKHKVIFFRDQGHLDDSEQESFARRLGDLVPHPTQGPVAGTASILNLDSSRGGGRADQWHTDVTFVDAYPKFSVLRGVVIPAAGGDTIWSNTHAAYESLPAPLKLLADNLWAIHSNAYDYAAVRPRATDAEKKHFEEIFTSTIYETEHPVVRVHPETGERSLLLGNFVQRLIGVSKADSAKLYEVFQSYVTAPENTVRWRWRAGDVAIWDNRATQHYAVNDYGDQHRVVRRATVDGDVPVSVDGRRSTTHVKAAKRQATAA, translated from the coding sequence ATGAGCAATCCGGTTCTCGTCAATCAGATCATTCCCGACACCGATGTCGTGCCGCTGACCGGCCGTGTCGGAGCCGAAATCAAAGGTATCCGCCTCGGCGGAGAACTTTCGGATGCAACGGTGGCGGCCATCAATCAGCTTCTCCTGAAGCACAAGGTCATCTTCTTCCGCGACCAGGGACATCTTGACGATTCCGAACAGGAATCCTTCGCACGCCGCCTGGGCGACCTCGTGCCGCATCCAACCCAGGGACCGGTCGCCGGCACCGCTTCCATCCTCAACCTCGATTCCAGCCGCGGCGGCGGCAGAGCGGACCAGTGGCACACCGACGTTACCTTCGTCGACGCCTACCCCAAATTTTCTGTCCTTCGCGGCGTCGTCATTCCGGCAGCCGGCGGTGACACGATCTGGTCCAACACCCATGCGGCATACGAAAGTCTGCCGGCGCCGCTCAAATTGCTGGCGGATAATTTATGGGCCATTCACAGCAATGCCTATGACTATGCCGCCGTGCGCCCTCGCGCCACGGATGCAGAGAAGAAGCATTTCGAGGAGATTTTCACCTCGACCATCTACGAGACCGAGCATCCGGTCGTGCGTGTTCATCCGGAAACCGGCGAAAGATCGCTGCTGCTTGGGAATTTCGTTCAGCGCCTGATCGGCGTATCGAAGGCCGATTCCGCCAAACTCTACGAGGTCTTCCAGTCCTACGTCACCGCGCCGGAAAATACCGTGCGCTGGCGCTGGAGAGCCGGAGATGTCGCGATCTGGGATAATCGCGCCACCCAGCATTATGCTGTCAACGATTATGGCGACCAGCACCGGGTGGTGCGCCGCGCCACTGTTGACGGCGACGTCCCCGTCAGCGTCGACGGTCGCCGCAGCACAACCCATGTGAAGGCTGCCAAGCGACAAGCAACGGCGGCGTGA
- a CDS encoding alpha/beta hydrolase, with protein MAYITTNDGVEIFYKDWGPKDAQPIVFHHGWPLSSDDWDAQMLFFLSKGYRVVAHDRRGHGRSAQVADGHDMDHYAADAFAVAEALDLKNAVHIGHSTGGGEVARYVAKHGQPAGRVAKAVLVSAVPPLMLKTENNPEGLPIEVFDGFRSALATNRAQFFRDVPAGPFYGFNRDSATVQEGVIQNWWRQGMMGGAKAHYDGIKAFSETDQTEDLKAITVPTLVLHGEDDQIVPIADSALKSAKLLKNGSLKTYPGFSHGMLTVNADVLNADLLAFVQS; from the coding sequence ATGGCATATATAACCACCAACGACGGCGTTGAGATCTTTTACAAGGACTGGGGTCCGAAGGATGCGCAGCCGATCGTCTTCCATCACGGCTGGCCGCTGTCATCGGACGACTGGGACGCCCAGATGCTTTTCTTCCTTTCGAAGGGATACCGCGTCGTCGCCCATGACCGCCGCGGTCACGGTCGCTCCGCCCAGGTTGCCGACGGACACGATATGGACCATTACGCCGCCGATGCCTTCGCCGTCGCAGAAGCGCTCGACCTGAAGAATGCCGTGCATATCGGCCACTCGACGGGCGGCGGCGAGGTTGCCCGCTATGTCGCCAAGCACGGCCAGCCCGCCGGCCGCGTCGCCAAGGCGGTTCTCGTCTCGGCTGTGCCGCCGCTGATGCTGAAGACCGAGAACAACCCGGAAGGCCTGCCGATCGAAGTCTTCGATGGTTTCCGTTCGGCGCTCGCGACGAACCGCGCCCAGTTCTTCCGCGACGTTCCGGCCGGTCCGTTCTACGGCTTCAATCGTGATAGCGCGACAGTTCAGGAAGGTGTGATCCAGAACTGGTGGCGGCAGGGAATGATGGGCGGAGCCAAGGCCCACTACGACGGCATCAAGGCCTTCTCCGAAACGGACCAAACGGAAGACCTGAAGGCGATCACGGTTCCGACGCTCGTACTGCACGGCGAAGATGACCAGATCGTTCCGATCGCGGATTCGGCCCTGAAGTCGGCAAAGCTGTTGAAGAATGGTTCACTCAAGACCTATCCCGGCTTCTCGCACGGCATGCTGACCGTCAATGCCGATGTCCTGAACGCCGATCTTCTGGCCTTCGTGCAGTCCTAA
- a CDS encoding LysR family transcriptional regulator, whose product MNDYKALRTFLLAAEKRNFAQVARELDMTPAAVTRAIAALEAELGVQLFVRTTRQVSLTTDGAIFAAQIQPAVKTLEDARREVMNTHKADEGRLRISAPTWFGKAVLPPILSGFKERYPKMSFEISLSDGLVNIVDDDYDLAIRISSQPSDKFTIWRKIRAVPRILIAAPGSRFAEMQHPNELTPDDCLAYSGESRRENWVLSDGGSSMTISAGRAFSANSGEVLADMAADGVGVAMLPGFNIADHIRSGRLVHVFKGWAPPDLWLTLYYPPYQALPPRIASFSKFFEEQVPAHMVMLD is encoded by the coding sequence ATGAACGATTACAAAGCTCTCCGAACCTTCCTCCTCGCCGCCGAGAAGCGGAATTTCGCCCAGGTAGCCCGCGAACTGGACATGACACCCGCAGCCGTCACGCGTGCCATCGCCGCGCTCGAGGCAGAACTCGGCGTTCAGCTCTTTGTGCGCACTACGAGGCAGGTTTCCCTCACGACCGATGGCGCGATCTTTGCCGCGCAGATCCAGCCTGCGGTGAAGACGCTCGAAGACGCACGGCGCGAGGTGATGAACACTCACAAGGCTGACGAAGGGCGGCTCCGGATCAGCGCGCCGACATGGTTCGGAAAGGCAGTGCTGCCGCCGATCCTTTCAGGATTCAAGGAACGATATCCAAAGATGAGCTTCGAGATCTCGCTGTCCGATGGATTGGTGAACATTGTCGATGACGACTACGACCTGGCGATCCGCATCTCATCCCAACCATCGGACAAGTTCACGATCTGGCGCAAGATCCGTGCCGTTCCTCGGATACTCATCGCGGCGCCCGGGAGTCGGTTCGCCGAAATGCAGCACCCGAACGAACTGACACCTGACGACTGTCTCGCCTATAGCGGTGAGAGCCGGCGCGAGAACTGGGTGCTATCGGATGGTGGATCCAGCATGACGATTTCGGCAGGTCGGGCCTTCAGCGCCAACAGTGGCGAGGTTCTGGCGGACATGGCCGCCGACGGTGTGGGCGTTGCCATGCTACCGGGGTTCAATATTGCCGACCACATCCGCAGCGGTCGTCTTGTCCATGTCTTCAAGGGATGGGCTCCGCCCGACCTGTGGTTGACGCTCTACTACCCGCCATATCAGGCCCTGCCGCCCCGGATCGCATCCTTCTCGAAGTTCTTCGAAGAGCAAGTCCCGGCGCACATGGTCATGCTGGATTGA
- a CDS encoding DoxX family protein, whose amino-acid sequence MTNQSHMSNPVRSSLARVVGSPVTRTVSLLALCAAYIQGPLTKIFDFNGALAEMDHFDLHPAAFFAVAVIVFELTASAMVVSGFLRWTGALALAGFTLLATFIALRFWEMAPGMDRMMAANAFFEHLGLAGAFVFVAAFDLTKGAGK is encoded by the coding sequence ATGACCAACCAATCACATATGTCGAATCCAGTTCGGAGCAGTCTGGCCCGCGTCGTCGGCTCTCCTGTCACGCGAACGGTGTCGCTGCTGGCGCTCTGCGCCGCCTATATCCAGGGACCGCTCACCAAGATCTTCGATTTCAACGGCGCATTGGCCGAGATGGATCATTTCGACCTCCATCCAGCGGCCTTCTTCGCAGTCGCCGTCATCGTCTTCGAACTCACGGCTTCCGCCATGGTGGTCTCGGGCTTCCTGCGCTGGACAGGCGCCCTGGCGCTGGCTGGCTTCACGCTTCTCGCGACCTTCATCGCGCTCCGCTTCTGGGAAATGGCCCCGGGCATGGACCGTATGATGGCGGCCAACGCCTTCTTCGAGCACCTGGGCCTCGCAGGCGCATTCGTCTTCGTTGCAGCATTTGACCTCACCAAGGGAGCAGGCAAATGA
- a CDS encoding hydrolase, with protein MSKLEVLTPANSQLIFIDQQPQMAFGVQSIDRQTLKNNVVGLAKAAKIFNVPTTITTVETESFSGNTFPELLAVYPENDILERTSMNSWDDQNVRDALAKNAANARKKIVVSGLWTEVCNTTFALSALHDVPEYEIYMVADASGGTSSDAHKYAMDRMVQAGVIPVTWQQVLLEWQRDWARKETYDAVTTLVKEHSGAYGMGIDYAYTHVHKAAERVAHGKRIGPNPAK; from the coding sequence ATGTCCAAGCTCGAAGTCCTGACCCCGGCAAACAGCCAGCTCATCTTCATCGACCAGCAGCCGCAGATGGCGTTCGGTGTGCAGTCGATTGATCGCCAGACACTGAAGAACAATGTCGTCGGCCTTGCCAAGGCCGCCAAGATCTTCAACGTCCCCACCACGATCACCACGGTCGAAACCGAATCCTTCTCGGGCAATACTTTTCCGGAACTGCTCGCCGTCTACCCGGAGAACGATATTCTCGAGCGGACCTCTATGAACTCCTGGGACGACCAGAACGTCCGTGACGCGCTGGCGAAGAATGCCGCCAACGCACGCAAGAAGATCGTCGTCTCGGGGCTCTGGACGGAAGTCTGCAACACGACCTTCGCACTCTCCGCCCTCCACGACGTTCCGGAATACGAGATCTACATGGTCGCCGACGCTTCGGGCGGGACTTCGTCCGACGCACACAAATACGCGATGGATCGCATGGTGCAGGCAGGCGTGATCCCGGTCACCTGGCAGCAGGTTCTGCTCGAGTGGCAGCGCGACTGGGCCCGCAAGGAGACCTACGACGCGGTCACCACGCTTGTGAAGGAACACTCCGGCGCCTATGGCATGGGCATCGACTATGCCTACACCCACGTCCACAAGGCCGCCGAACGCGTCGCCCACGGCAAGCGCATCGGCCCGAACCCCGCCAAGTAA
- a CDS encoding VOC family protein: protein MIKDIKGLHHVTSMASDARQNNRFFTDTLGLRRVKQTVNFDDPSVYHLYYGDENGSAGTVMTYFPFQNMMLGRPGVGEVGETQFSVPKGSLKFWQDRFTAQGVDGLETDTVFGANRLRFMGPDGDSLALIESADDTRAPWLGDGIPSDAAIRGFAGARFSLHDIAATEELLGFMGYQRAEKEGDVTRFIIPNGNGADTIDLAALPKTPFARQGAGSVHHIAFAVDNREKQLEVRKALMDTGYQVTPVIDRDYFWAIYFRTPGGVLFEVATNEPGFNRDEDTAHLGEALKLPSRYEEFRDEIQANLVPLAA from the coding sequence ATGATCAAGGATATCAAGGGACTGCATCACGTGACCTCGATGGCATCGGATGCGCGGCAGAACAACCGCTTCTTCACCGACACGTTGGGCCTGCGCCGCGTCAAGCAGACAGTCAACTTTGACGACCCAAGCGTCTATCATCTGTATTACGGCGACGAGAACGGCTCAGCCGGGACGGTCATGACCTACTTCCCGTTCCAGAACATGATGCTGGGGCGTCCAGGCGTGGGCGAGGTCGGTGAAACGCAGTTCTCCGTGCCGAAGGGTTCGCTGAAGTTCTGGCAGGATCGCTTCACCGCTCAAGGTGTCGACGGGCTGGAAACGGACACCGTCTTTGGTGCCAACCGTCTTCGTTTCATGGGACCGGATGGCGACAGCCTTGCGCTTATCGAGTCCGCCGACGATACCCGCGCCCCATGGCTGGGCGACGGTATCCCTAGCGATGCTGCCATCCGCGGTTTCGCCGGCGCTCGCTTCAGCCTGCACGATATCGCAGCGACTGAAGAACTGCTCGGCTTCATGGGCTACCAACGCGCCGAAAAGGAGGGCGATGTGACTCGCTTCATCATTCCAAACGGAAACGGAGCGGACACGATCGATCTTGCAGCACTGCCGAAGACGCCTTTTGCCCGTCAGGGTGCGGGTTCGGTCCACCATATCGCGTTTGCGGTCGACAACCGCGAGAAGCAGCTTGAGGTGCGCAAGGCGCTGATGGATACCGGATATCAGGTCACGCCCGTCATCGACCGCGACTATTTCTGGGCGATCTACTTCCGCACGCCGGGTGGCGTTCTGTTCGAGGTTGCCACGAACGAGCCGGGCTTCAACCGAGACGAGGACACCGCGCATCTCGGCGAAGCACTCAAGCTCCCGAGCCGATACGAGGAATTCCGGGATGAGATCCAGGCCAACCTCGTGCCGCTGGCGGCCTGA
- a CDS encoding amidohydrolase produces MTTRRTFLGGASSLAFSNLFSPAKAADLNQTRVDTMHPDLILHNGRITTLDRTNPNATAIAIKDGLFLEVGSDSEIMVLAGPDTRIVDLKGKRVLPGLIDNHTHVIRGGLNYNMELRWDGVRSLADAMDMLKRQVAITPAPQWVRVVGGFTEHQFAEKRLPTIEEINAIAPDTPVFLLHLYDRALLNGAALRAVGYTRDTPNPPGGEITRDANGNPTGMLLAKPNAGILYSTLAKGPKLPLDYQVNSTRHFMRELNRLGVTGVIDAGGGFQNYPDDYEVIQKLSDENQMTVRLAYNLFTQKPKEEKQDFLNWTQSVKYKQGNDYFRHNGAGEMLVFSAADFEDFRQPRPEMAPEMEGELEVVVRVLAENRWPWRMHATYDETISRSLDVFEKVNRDIPLKGLNWFFDHAETISERSIDRIAALGGGIATQHRMAYQGEYFVERYGHGVAEATPPIKRMLDKGVNVSAGTDATRVASYNPWVSLSWMVTGKTVGGMQLYPRANCLDRETALRMWTEMVTWFSNEEGKKGRIEKGQFADLVVPDKDFFSCAEDEISFLVSELTMVGGKIVYGAGDFKTLDENDIPPAMPDWSPVRKFGGYAAWGEPEGAGARSLRRTAISTCGCASDCGVHGHDHAGAWTSKLPIADLKGFFGALGCSCWAV; encoded by the coding sequence ATGACGACGCGGCGAACCTTCCTTGGAGGAGCATCAAGCCTGGCGTTTTCGAACCTCTTCTCACCGGCGAAAGCCGCCGATCTCAACCAGACCCGAGTAGACACCATGCATCCCGACCTGATCCTTCACAACGGCCGCATCACCACACTTGACCGGACCAATCCGAACGCGACGGCGATCGCCATCAAGGACGGGCTGTTCTTGGAGGTCGGATCCGACAGCGAGATCATGGTGTTGGCTGGCCCCGACACCAGGATCGTCGACCTCAAGGGCAAGCGCGTCCTGCCGGGCCTGATTGACAACCATACCCACGTTATTCGCGGTGGCCTGAACTACAACATGGAACTGCGCTGGGACGGCGTGCGCTCGCTCGCAGATGCCATGGACATGCTGAAGCGCCAGGTGGCGATCACGCCCGCGCCGCAATGGGTGCGCGTTGTCGGCGGGTTCACCGAACATCAGTTCGCCGAAAAGCGTCTGCCGACGATCGAGGAGATCAATGCGATCGCTCCCGATACCCCGGTCTTCCTGTTGCATCTATACGATCGGGCACTCCTGAATGGCGCGGCCCTGCGCGCCGTCGGCTACACCCGCGATACGCCGAACCCGCCGGGTGGTGAAATCACCCGTGATGCCAATGGCAATCCGACTGGCATGCTGCTGGCCAAGCCGAATGCAGGCATTCTCTACTCGACGCTCGCCAAGGGGCCGAAGCTTCCTCTGGACTATCAGGTAAACTCGACCCGCCACTTTATGCGCGAACTGAACCGCCTTGGCGTGACCGGAGTGATCGACGCGGGCGGCGGCTTCCAGAACTATCCGGACGATTACGAGGTCATCCAGAAGCTGTCGGACGAGAACCAGATGACGGTTCGTCTGGCCTACAATCTCTTCACGCAGAAACCGAAGGAAGAAAAGCAGGATTTTCTGAACTGGACGCAGTCGGTCAAATACAAGCAGGGCAACGACTATTTCCGTCACAACGGTGCCGGCGAAATGCTTGTCTTCTCCGCCGCCGATTTCGAGGATTTTCGACAGCCACGTCCTGAAATGGCTCCGGAGATGGAAGGCGAGCTGGAAGTGGTGGTCCGGGTTCTTGCCGAAAACCGTTGGCCGTGGCGCATGCACGCCACCTATGACGAGACCATCTCCCGCTCGCTCGACGTGTTCGAGAAGGTCAACAGGGACATCCCGCTCAAAGGCCTCAACTGGTTCTTCGATCACGCGGAGACCATATCGGAACGGTCGATCGACCGCATTGCGGCACTTGGCGGCGGCATCGCCACTCAGCATCGCATGGCCTATCAGGGCGAATATTTCGTCGAGCGCTACGGCCATGGCGTGGCGGAAGCCACGCCGCCGATCAAGCGCATGCTCGACAAGGGCGTGAATGTCTCGGCAGGTACGGATGCCACCCGTGTCGCCTCCTACAATCCGTGGGTCTCGCTCTCGTGGATGGTGACCGGCAAGACAGTTGGCGGAATGCAACTCTACCCGCGTGCCAACTGCCTTGATCGCGAGACGGCGCTTCGCATGTGGACCGAAATGGTCACCTGGTTCTCGAACGAAGAGGGCAAGAAGGGCCGTATCGAAAAGGGCCAGTTCGCTGATCTGGTCGTGCCGGACAAGGACTTCTTCTCCTGCGCCGAGGACGAAATCTCGTTCCTCGTTTCGGAGCTGACCATGGTCGGTGGCAAGATCGTCTACGGCGCGGGCGACTTCAAGACGCTCGACGAGAACGACATCCCGCCCGCGATGCCCGACTGGTCTCCTGTCCGCAAATTCGGCGGCTATGCCGCCTGGGGCGAGCCGGAAGGTGCCGGTGCCCGTTCGTTACGCCGCACGGCAATCTCCACATGCGGATGTGCCAGCGATTGCGGCGTGCATGGGCATGATCATGCCGGTGCTTGGACGTCCAAACTTCCGATCGCCGACCTCAAGGGATTCTTCGGCGCTCTCGGCTGCTCCTGCTGGGCAGTCTGA
- a CDS encoding XapX domain-containing protein: MKIYLLSLGAGLLVGIVYSLLNVRSPAPPVIALVGLLGILVGEQIIPLAKTLWSKEPVAVSWLHQIKPHMFGHLPKGGDRIDVAHRADGQVEERS, encoded by the coding sequence ATGAAAATCTATCTCCTGTCGCTCGGTGCAGGCCTGCTTGTCGGCATCGTCTACAGCCTGCTCAACGTCCGCTCACCCGCACCGCCGGTCATCGCTCTAGTCGGCCTTCTCGGAATTCTTGTCGGCGAACAGATCATACCGCTCGCAAAGACCTTGTGGAGCAAGGAGCCGGTAGCCGTCTCATGGCTTCATCAGATCAAGCCGCACATGTTCGGTCACCTACCCAAGGGCGGCGATCGTATCGACGTTGCTCATCGCGCAGACGGCCAAGTAGAGGAGCGGAGCTGA
- a CDS encoding bifunctional allantoicase/(S)-ureidoglycine aminohydrolase, with amino-acid sequence MDKTEYYSKLGGLPPQTQLLSGKAVFTTAYAVIPRGVMSDIVTSVLPHWTGTRAWVLSRPLSGFSETFSQYVMEVQPGGGSDRPEPDKRAEAVLFVVEGGMTVELEGVSHALRAGSFVYIPAGSAWRLKNDGSTAAIFHWIRKAFQEVEGLELPPAIVTHEDDHPIRAMPDTDGRWGTTRFIDPADVRYDMHVNIVTLEPGAVIPFMETHVMEHGLYVLEGKAVYRLNQDWVEVEAGDFMWLRSFCPQACYAGGPGRFRYLLYKDVNRHMKLW; translated from the coding sequence ATGGACAAGACAGAGTATTATTCGAAGCTTGGCGGTCTGCCGCCGCAGACCCAATTGCTTTCCGGCAAGGCCGTTTTCACCACGGCTTACGCGGTCATCCCGCGCGGCGTCATGAGCGATATCGTCACGAGCGTCCTTCCGCATTGGACGGGAACGCGGGCATGGGTTCTGTCCCGGCCGCTTTCCGGCTTCTCCGAGACCTTCTCGCAATATGTTATGGAAGTTCAGCCGGGCGGCGGAAGCGACCGGCCGGAGCCGGACAAGCGGGCCGAGGCGGTCCTCTTCGTCGTCGAAGGCGGCATGACGGTGGAGCTTGAAGGCGTCAGCCACGCGCTGCGCGCCGGCTCCTTCGTCTATATCCCGGCCGGTTCGGCCTGGCGCCTGAAAAACGATGGCTCGACCGCGGCGATCTTCCATTGGATCCGCAAGGCCTTTCAGGAGGTCGAGGGGCTGGAGCTGCCGCCGGCCATCGTCACGCATGAGGATGACCATCCGATCCGGGCGATGCCCGACACCGATGGGCGCTGGGGCACGACCCGCTTCATCGATCCAGCCGATGTGCGCTACGACATGCACGTCAATATCGTGACCCTGGAGCCAGGTGCGGTGATCCCCTTCATGGAAACCCATGTCATGGAGCATGGCCTTTATGTGCTTGAGGGAAAGGCGGTCTATCGCCTCAACCAGGATTGGGTCGAGGTCGAGGCCGGCGACTTCATGTGGCTGCGCTCCTTCTGCCCGCAAGCCTGTTACGCCGGCGGCCCCGGCCGGTTCCGCTACCTGCTCTACAAGGACGTCAACCGGCACATGAAACTCTGGTAG